A stretch of Spirosoma oryzicola DNA encodes these proteins:
- a CDS encoding Pycsar system effector family protein: protein MIAQETTLLHQTRIYAESLLKQLPLDYTYHNLSHTQAVVAFANDIADQEGISDHDRETVLIAAWLHDVGYRQGCVNHEDTGIDLARPFLIKLGMPAQRVEEVATCIEATKMPQSPNGNRLAEILCDADLGHLSTPDFLERSEQLRQELKRTGNKISKKKWRKKTAGFLENHHYFTHYGQSVLAPRQAANLETLRQQVEEDGDEEDDDTKPDKPGKHAKKSNRIDQPSGNSPVDGPPKARKPERGIETMFRLTSQNHFQLSAMADTKANIMISINTIVISLVLSILIRKLEDWPTLTIPTVMFTITSVIATVLAVLATRPNVTSGTSSREDIENKTANLLFFGNFHQMDLADYEWGMRRMMDDADFLYASMIRDIYFLGKVLGKKYKLLRWSYSVFMFGLIASVLAFGVAAYVSR from the coding sequence ATGATCGCTCAGGAAACCACGCTGCTTCATCAAACCCGGATTTACGCCGAATCGTTGCTCAAGCAGCTTCCATTAGATTATACCTACCATAACCTGAGCCATACGCAGGCTGTGGTAGCCTTTGCCAACGACATTGCCGACCAGGAAGGGATATCCGATCATGACCGAGAAACGGTGCTTATTGCGGCATGGCTGCATGATGTTGGCTATCGACAAGGCTGCGTCAACCACGAAGATACGGGTATTGATCTGGCGCGCCCCTTTCTGATTAAGCTGGGAATGCCCGCCCAACGCGTTGAGGAAGTAGCCACCTGCATTGAAGCGACCAAGATGCCGCAGTCGCCCAACGGGAATCGGCTGGCAGAAATCCTGTGCGATGCGGACCTCGGCCATTTGTCAACGCCCGATTTTCTGGAACGCAGTGAGCAGCTACGGCAGGAGTTGAAACGGACGGGCAACAAAATCAGCAAGAAAAAATGGCGTAAAAAGACGGCTGGGTTTCTGGAAAATCACCATTACTTTACCCACTACGGCCAAAGTGTATTGGCCCCTCGGCAGGCGGCTAATTTAGAGACGCTTCGCCAGCAGGTCGAAGAAGACGGTGACGAGGAAGACGATGATACAAAGCCTGATAAGCCGGGCAAACACGCAAAGAAAAGCAACCGGATCGACCAGCCATCCGGCAATTCACCAGTGGATGGGCCTCCCAAAGCGCGTAAACCGGAACGGGGCATTGAAACAATGTTTCGTCTGACGTCCCAGAATCATTTTCAGTTGAGTGCGATGGCCGACACCAAAGCCAACATCATGATATCGATCAATACCATCGTTATCTCCCTAGTGCTCAGTATTCTGATCCGAAAGCTGGAAGATTGGCCTACCCTGACCATTCCGACCGTTATGTTTACTATAACGAGTGTTATCGCTACGGTACTGGCCGTGTTAGCGACCCGTCCTAACGTAACGAGCGGTACATCCTCCCGCGAGGACATCGAGAACAAGACGGCGAACTTGCTTTTCTTCGGTAATTTTCACCAGATGGACCTTGCGGATTATGAATGGGGGATGCGCCGGATGATGGACGACGCCGACTTTCTATACGCCAGCATGATCCGCGACATTTACTTTCTGGGAAAAGTGCTGGGTAAGAAATACAAGCTACTCCGCTGGTCTTACTCGGTCTTTATGTTCGGATTGATTGCGTCGGTACTGGCCTTCGGCGTAGCAGCGTACGTAAGCCGGTAA